A part of Pantanalinema sp. genomic DNA contains:
- a CDS encoding ATP-binding protein — MKSLSDPLLYDILSPSERHSLLAPGEAVLVGCSGGADSLALVHALCALAPERGWHVEAAYVHHGLRPEADREAELLAARMASWGVPFRVARVAIRLAPGQSPEEAVRDARYAALNALARASGATRLAPRALNPAIHPTLSLNLAVLADEDDYLSRQAQEAIRPLLCHEGPGLIGLEAAGLALLPPALPRPSGGIGSLRRRSPAARSGLASRPPRHRSLRPLGPAESATARSIPRQAALGASCHGAFARARRRRRGAS; from the coding sequence ATGAAGTCCCTATCGGATCCGCTCCTTTATGACATCCTTTCTCCGAGCGAGCGCCACAGCCTCCTCGCCCCAGGGGAGGCCGTCCTAGTCGGCTGCTCGGGCGGCGCCGACTCCCTGGCGCTGGTCCACGCCCTCTGCGCGCTGGCTCCCGAGCGGGGGTGGCACGTGGAGGCCGCCTACGTCCACCACGGCCTGCGCCCCGAAGCGGATCGCGAGGCGGAGCTGCTCGCTGCGCGCATGGCGAGCTGGGGCGTCCCCTTCCGGGTCGCACGGGTCGCGATCAGGCTCGCGCCCGGCCAGAGCCCCGAGGAGGCCGTCCGCGACGCCCGGTACGCGGCCCTCAACGCCCTGGCCCGCGCCTCGGGCGCCACCCGCCTGGCGCCGCGCGCGCTCAATCCCGCCATCCACCCCACCCTGAGCCTGAACCTCGCGGTGCTCGCCGACGAGGACGACTACCTGAGTCGTCAAGCGCAAGAAGCCATCCGGCCCCTGCTGTGCCACGAGGGCCCGGGCCTGATCGGCCTGGAGGCCGCGGGCCTCGCGCTCCTGCCTCCCGCCCTTCCTCGCCCCTCGGGGGGCATCGGAAGCCTTCGACGCCGATCACCTGCCGCCCGATCTGGTCTGGCGTCTCGCCCGCCCCGACACCGATCGCTTCGTCCCCTGGGGCCGGCAGAAAGCGCGACCGCTCGCTCGATTCCTCGCCAAGCAGCGCTTGGCGCGTCCTGTCATGGAGCGTTTGCCCGTGCTCGCCGCAGGCGACGCGGCGCATCGTGA